The sequence CAATAATCGGCAGCAATGTTTCTTGGCTGGTCATCATCATGACAAATGCGCCGCTCAACTGTGAAAGGGTATCCAGCGACAGTAGGCGGGTCAGGTCATGGGCGACGTTAATTGGATATGAGAGTGATATCGGACTAACATCCGCGACCCAGAACAGATAACGGTGCGTAGCCTCGCGCACTTCACTTAGCGCATCCACCAACTGACTGTTCGCCACTTTCAGCTTGGTAAGCTCAAGAATCTGCGAGTCATAGCCAGAGAGCAGAGAGTTGAGCAATTCATGCTGGGTGCGCCACTGGGCATCCAGAATGCGCTGCTGTTCGGTGGTTAGTGGTGTGCCATCATCTTGTTTTAACTTGGTATTTTGCTGCTGTAACTTATCCAGCATATCTTCATATTGCAGACGCTGAACCCGCAGTTGTGCCATATCACGATCCAACTGCTGCGATTTCGGTACATCAGGTAATCTGGCGACCTGCGCACGTAATGCTTCGCCCAATGCGGTTGAAACGCCCAACCACTGGGCTTGCTCACGAATGGTGCTGAGTGCCTGCCGGACTTGCTGCGTCTGAGATACCGCCTGGCGTTGCTGCGAAGAGATAAGGTCAATGCGCTGCGCTTGCTGATTCAGTGCTTGAGACAACTCACGGTTTATCTGCAACTGCTGGATAATGGATTCAGGCAAATCACCGCCTTGCTCAGCCAGCAGTTCGGTGCGCTCCAGCGCCTGTTCTGCTGCCTGTTGGCGCTGATTATTCAACGTATTACGTAAAGCCTGAAGCTGGGTATCCACCCGCTCTTGGCGCTTTTTGTACAACTCAGCCCGCAGCCGTGACAGCTCCTGCCGATTATTGGCTGAAAGCTGAGAAAGCTCTAACTCATTGGCTTTCGCTTTCCGCGCCACGGCTTCTGCCTGCAGTAACGCCAGTTGCGCCTGGGCGGCAGGGTTTGCTGGGTTACTTTGCGCCTGAAGGCGCGTGCTGATTTCGGCCAGAATGCGCCGTGCTTCTGATTGCTGTTGCGGCAGTTGGTTGAGAGACTCACTGATCTCGCGCGCACGATCCTGCTCTTGCTGCGACAGGCGGTTCAACTCCAGTAACTGGCTGCTGATTTGCAGCACTTGTTGTTCTAGCTCGGAGGTGGATAAGTTGCTGGGTACAGGCAGGGGCTTATTGCCCTCCTGCGCCAGTTCCTGGCGTAACTCGCGGGTCAGTTTGGGGAAGTCATCAATCGCTTTTTGATACTGCTGGGCACGGATGTCAGACTCTTTGGCATCCGCCAGCCAGCTTAAGGCCCCTTGCAGCGCCTGGATAATTTCTGCCTGATTAGCCATCCCTTTATTCGCTTCAGCCTGCTTTAGCTCTTGCCGGAGCTGATCTTCATTGGGCTGGGTTACCGCATGAAGCGGCAGGGAGAGCAACATGATAAATGACAGTAATACACCAGAAATCATGAATTTACTGAAGGACACAAGCTTGGCAAAAAGCCGAGAAATTATTGGGCGCACGTAAGGGTTCCTTAACATCAGCATCAGTTACGTCGTCAGCAGAAAACTAGCACGGCGGAGTGGTAGGGACGGCTTCGGCCAACACTTCACCCATGCGGGTGATAGCGCCGCTGTTTAACTGTGGCGCTAAGTACACTTTGCCTTCAGCGAACAGATTAATCACCGTAGAACCTAACTTAAAGCGGCCCATCTCTTGCCCTTTCTCCAGTACGACCGCGCCCTCAGTGCCTGTTTGAGGGTATGTCCAGCGGCGGATAACACCCTCGCGAGGTGGGGTAATGGTGCCAGCCCAGACGGTCTCTATGCTGCCAACAATAGTGGCACCCACCAAAATTTGCGCCATTGGGCCAAAATCAGTATCAAAGATACAGATCACGCGCTCATTACGGGCAAACAGATTCGGCACATTCGCTGCGGTCAATGGATTGACCGAGAACAGGTCGCCTGGCACATAAATCATTTCACGTAACACACCGTCACACGGCATATGTACGCGATGGTAGTCACTCGGGGCCAGATAGGTGGTCACAAACTGGCCATTGCGGAACTCAGCGGCCAGCATATAGTTACCTGCCAACAGAGCTTCCAGACTGTAGTTGTGGCCCTTGGCCTGCAGAATTTGCCCATCACGAATCGCGCCTAACTGGCTGATTGCGCCATCAGCCGGTTGGGCCAAGAGGTTATCTTCCGCCACTATTGGGCGCACACCTGCCCGTAGCGGGCGAACAAAGAATTCGTTAAAGCTGCGATAAGCGGAGAATTCAGGGTCCTGCGCTTCTTTCATATTAACTTTGTAGTAACGGGCAAAGGCTTTGATCACCAGTTGAGTCAACCCGCCGCCCTGTTTATCGGCACCCCAGCCAGCCAAACGGGTTAGGCCCTGTTTTGGGAGCAAATATTGTAATCTGATTTTGATACTGTCTAGCACGTCGACCTCATTAGATAAGTACGCTTTTACTTGGTGTTGCCGCACTGTTAGCAGCAACACCAATTATTTTGGGTTATCGGTACTACAGGGGAGACCCGCGATTAAAACATCATTTCTCGTCGCTATCTGATGTCTTGCGAGGTTTCGCCTGCTCCATACTTTCCAGAATCCGATGATAATTATCAAAGCGCTCTTCGGCAATTTTGCCTTGTTCCAC comes from Yersinia bercovieri ATCC 43970 and encodes:
- the asd gene encoding archaetidylserine decarboxylase (Phosphatidylserine decarboxylase is synthesized as a single chain precursor. Generation of the pyruvoyl active site from a Ser is coupled to cleavage of a Gly-Ser bond between the larger (beta) and smaller (alpha chains). It is an integral membrane protein.) codes for the protein MLDSIKIRLQYLLPKQGLTRLAGWGADKQGGGLTQLVIKAFARYYKVNMKEAQDPEFSAYRSFNEFFVRPLRAGVRPIVAEDNLLAQPADGAISQLGAIRDGQILQAKGHNYSLEALLAGNYMLAAEFRNGQFVTTYLAPSDYHRVHMPCDGVLREMIYVPGDLFSVNPLTAANVPNLFARNERVICIFDTDFGPMAQILVGATIVGSIETVWAGTITPPREGVIRRWTYPQTGTEGAVVLEKGQEMGRFKLGSTVINLFAEGKVYLAPQLNSGAITRMGEVLAEAVPTTPPC